The following are encoded together in the Candidatus Methylacidiphilales bacterium genome:
- the cas2 gene encoding CRISPR-associated endonuclease Cas2: MGWLMAMFDLPVTTEDERRAATRFRNDLLEDGFLMIQYSVYARPCVHFEQMQKHAERIRKIAPRAGNVRILFVTDQQWVKSINIVGERPFEDETSASSNPSPTKHKDRRSRQKHIPGQIEFWE; the protein is encoded by the coding sequence ATGGGATGGCTTATGGCGATGTTTGATCTACCGGTGACAACCGAGGATGAGCGCCGCGCGGCAACCCGCTTCCGAAACGATCTCCTCGAGGACGGTTTTTTGATGATCCAATACAGCGTCTATGCGCGACCTTGCGTCCACTTTGAGCAAATGCAGAAGCACGCTGAGCGAATTCGAAAAATTGCCCCTCGGGCTGGCAACGTGCGCATTCTCTTCGTTACGGATCAGCAGTGGGTGAAAAGCATTAACATCGTCGGTGAACGCCCGTTTGAGGATGAGACGAGTGCTTCATCTAATCCTTCTCCAACAAAACATAAAGATCGCCGAAGCCGACAAAAACATATACCGGGACAGATCGAGTTTTGGGAATAA
- the cas1 gene encoding type II CRISPR-associated endonuclease Cas1: MSHHVLHIFSHGSALAKERGFFVCKSPEAEERRMPLEDIRAVVIAARGVQISSSAISALLDQDAILLHCNERYQPCGWTAPINRITDLRAFQNQVRLPARLNSRLWQEMLRYKTINQSHVLRAEGLASAHLERAAKQPQINEADCARRYWQLFFPAIGYVASRRDRKENSPPNQMLNYGYSVLAALCHRALIIHGLLPQLGLHHKPRYRSEPLVYDLMEPFRPMVDWMLAEFLKTSEELSLCAWAKKVGTGLRELRLSKGNYTLKLLDAIDVAASSLARAYAFQSAAALWIPELMIPSSSANGDREIPQAPSPSSSEE, encoded by the coding sequence ATGAGCCACCACGTCCTGCACATCTTCAGTCACGGCAGCGCGCTGGCGAAAGAGCGCGGCTTTTTCGTCTGCAAATCGCCCGAGGCTGAAGAGCGACGGATGCCGCTCGAAGACATCCGCGCTGTCGTCATCGCCGCGCGTGGAGTGCAGATTTCATCGAGCGCCATCTCTGCCCTGCTGGATCAAGATGCGATCCTGCTGCATTGCAATGAGCGTTACCAGCCTTGCGGCTGGACAGCGCCGATCAACCGCATCACCGACCTGCGCGCCTTTCAGAATCAAGTCCGCCTCCCCGCCCGTCTCAATTCTCGACTCTGGCAGGAGATGCTCCGCTACAAGACGATCAACCAAAGCCACGTCCTCCGCGCCGAGGGTCTTGCCTCCGCTCACCTGGAGCGCGCCGCCAAGCAGCCACAAATCAATGAAGCGGATTGCGCCCGCCGCTACTGGCAACTCTTCTTTCCCGCCATCGGCTATGTCGCCTCGCGCCGCGACCGCAAGGAAAACTCGCCCCCCAATCAAATGCTCAACTACGGCTACAGCGTCCTGGCTGCGCTCTGCCACCGCGCCCTCATCATTCACGGCCTTCTCCCGCAGCTCGGTCTTCACCACAAGCCACGCTATCGCAGCGAGCCGCTCGTCTATGATCTGATGGAGCCGTTCCGCCCCATGGTGGACTGGATGTTGGCGGAGTTTTTGAAGACAAGCGAAGAGCTGTCCCTTTGCGCTTGGGCTAAAAAAGTAGGCACTGGTCTTAGAGAGCTGCGGTTATCCAAAGGCAATTACACTCTAAAACTTCTTGATGCGATCGATGTCGCAGCATCTTCATTGGCACGCGCTTATGCGTTTCAAAGCGCTGCTGCATTATGGATTCCCGAGCTTATGATCCCGAGCAGCTCTGCAAATGGCGATCGAGAAATCCCCCAAGCCCCTTCTCCCTCCTCGAGCGAAGAATGA